The proteins below are encoded in one region of Methanoculleus taiwanensis:
- a CDS encoding efflux RND transporter permease subunit, with translation MQSPFELAAGAISRRPALVAGMVACLLLLAFYGMTMTSMQTGYETYVDLDTERGILLEKYTGTFQSDSLMVLVEGDDVLDPAVLAYLDDLGAEIRTEQYVRSVSSIADLAREANGGVLPTSYADVGLVKERIPAEVLSRYVPSNMMTIAVVTLDPGLAEASQNQVVSALNTRVALSDVPPGVHVVVTGNAAFNQQMSQEMGTSMGTLIGAAMLLMVLAVGVLFGHVRYRFLPVAIVAAGLIATFGFIGLTGMKINMVTIAAFPVLIGIGIDYAIQFHSRFDEEARKGSLSDAVRNTITKAGPAVLYAMLATSMGFIAMWISPLPMIRSFGEVCVIGVVACYFAAIVIVPTVGLLLKYQPKPRSESSSLPARRSAVERYDEGVGSVVEMVAKRSIPVLLICGLVALGGWYVDGEIAVNTNEDTFVPPDMPALIDLNKVSRTMGPTSGMPVYIRGTDVVDLDTVRWMQEFQEYEATHNSQITGSRSIADVVLRYNGGEMPSSDAELAAVLDRIPEAEKKSYVNGRSEAIIEIFTVEMENDVGMSFVKQMQKELAWLPPPPGVTATITGTGEMFTNLITEIREGKLEMTLLGFSMIFGLLFLIFRRVGRAGTPLVPIVLIVGWNGLIMYVLGIDYTPMTATLGSMTIGVASEYTILIMERYYEECENGLSGLDAIRQSVQKIGTAITVSGLTTILGFSALMLSTFGIISNFGILTVISVGFALIGAIIIMPAILTVVGSLEHRWGRSKAEATT, from the coding sequence ATGCAGTCCCCTTTTGAACTTGCTGCCGGAGCCATATCCCGGCGACCCGCACTGGTCGCCGGAATGGTTGCCTGTCTTCTTCTGCTTGCCTTCTACGGCATGACGATGACGAGCATGCAGACCGGCTACGAGACCTACGTCGATCTTGATACCGAGCGGGGCATCCTGCTCGAGAAGTATACCGGAACATTCCAGTCCGACAGCCTCATGGTGCTCGTCGAGGGCGACGACGTCCTCGATCCCGCGGTGCTCGCCTACCTCGACGACCTCGGTGCCGAGATCCGCACCGAGCAGTATGTCCGGAGTGTCAGCAGTATCGCCGACCTCGCCCGTGAGGCGAACGGGGGCGTTCTCCCCACGTCGTACGCCGATGTCGGGCTCGTGAAAGAGCGGATACCGGCAGAGGTACTCTCCCGCTACGTCCCCTCCAATATGATGACCATTGCGGTGGTCACCCTTGATCCGGGACTCGCCGAGGCCTCCCAGAACCAGGTCGTCAGTGCGTTAAATACCCGGGTCGCCCTCTCCGACGTGCCGCCGGGCGTACACGTGGTCGTCACCGGCAACGCTGCGTTCAACCAGCAGATGAGCCAGGAGATGGGAACCAGCATGGGCACCCTCATCGGTGCGGCCATGCTCCTGATGGTGCTGGCCGTCGGGGTTCTCTTCGGACACGTCCGCTACCGCTTCCTCCCGGTTGCGATCGTCGCCGCCGGCCTGATCGCCACTTTCGGGTTCATCGGTCTTACCGGGATGAAGATCAACATGGTCACGATCGCCGCCTTCCCGGTGCTCATCGGGATCGGTATCGACTATGCGATCCAGTTTCACTCCCGGTTCGACGAAGAGGCGCGGAAGGGGTCGCTCTCCGATGCTGTCCGAAACACCATCACGAAAGCCGGGCCTGCCGTCCTGTACGCGATGCTCGCAACCTCGATGGGCTTTATCGCCATGTGGATCTCGCCGCTTCCGATGATCCGGAGTTTCGGGGAGGTCTGCGTGATCGGGGTGGTCGCCTGTTACTTTGCCGCTATTGTCATCGTCCCCACAGTCGGCCTGCTGCTCAAGTACCAACCGAAACCCAGGTCGGAGTCCTCTTCCCTCCCGGCGCGGCGATCCGCCGTCGAGCGGTACGACGAGGGGGTCGGCTCCGTCGTTGAGATGGTTGCGAAGCGTTCCATTCCGGTTCTCCTCATCTGCGGTCTCGTCGCACTCGGCGGGTGGTACGTCGACGGCGAGATCGCGGTCAATACCAATGAAGATACCTTCGTGCCGCCCGATATGCCAGCCCTGATCGACCTGAACAAAGTCTCGCGGACGATGGGCCCGACCTCGGGCATGCCCGTTTATATCAGGGGGACGGACGTCGTCGATCTTGATACCGTCAGGTGGATGCAGGAGTTCCAGGAGTACGAGGCGACGCACAACAGCCAGATAACCGGCTCGCGGAGCATCGCCGACGTCGTCCTCCGGTATAACGGCGGGGAGATGCCGTCGTCCGACGCCGAACTTGCGGCAGTCCTCGACCGGATCCCGGAAGCGGAGAAGAAATCGTACGTGAACGGCAGATCCGAGGCGATCATTGAGATCTTCACTGTGGAGATGGAGAACGACGTCGGGATGTCCTTCGTTAAGCAGATGCAGAAAGAACTCGCCTGGCTCCCGCCGCCGCCGGGTGTGACCGCGACGATCACCGGGACGGGCGAGATGTTTACGAACCTCATCACCGAGATCCGGGAAGGCAAACTCGAGATGACTCTGCTCGGCTTTTCGATGATCTTCGGGCTCCTCTTCCTGATCTTCAGGCGGGTCGGGCGTGCCGGGACGCCTCTCGTACCGATCGTCCTGATCGTCGGCTGGAACGGACTGATCATGTACGTGCTCGGGATCGACTATACGCCGATGACCGCCACGCTCGGGTCGATGACGATCGGCGTGGCGTCGGAGTATACCATCCTGATCATGGAGCGGTACTACGAGGAATGCGAAAACGGCCTCTCCGGGCTCGACGCCATCCGCCAGAGCGTCCAGAAGATCGGGACGGCGATCACGGTCTCGGGGCTGACGACGATCCTCGGGTTCTCGGCGCTGATGCTCTCCACCTTCGGCATCATCAGCAACTTCGGGATCCTGACGGTCATCTCGGTGGGTTTCGCTCTGATCGGGGCGATCATCATCATGCCGGCGATCCTGACGGTCGTCGGGTCGCTGGAGCACCGGTGGGGGAGATCGAAGGCGGAGGCTACCACCTGA
- a CDS encoding agmatine deiminase family protein: MTESSTVTIGLVQSSVSLDRDRNLARTLEMVRTAVRRGARIVCLQELFRTTYFPQAEDADPGRYAETIPGATTDALSALARELGVVIIVPLYERTGEGEYYNAAVVIDADGSLLPAYRKVHIPYDPLFYEKTYFRPGDGYRVYETRYARIAVLICYDQWFPEAARTVALQGADIIFYPTAIGWIAGEEDPAEGDWHDAWETIQRSHAIANSVHVAAVNRVGIEGALRFWGSSFVCDSFGTVIARAGNADEEVLVATVDLAQNAAVREGWGFFRNRRPDTYGSLVRETPATLGYAMPAEWERHDAIWLSWPHDTESFPDLAAVEASYVSLIAAIHRDEAVNLLVTGAEMKGRVAALLQAAGVAGDRISFYATPYADVWFRDYGPTFVVNREERRIALVNWTFNAWGGKYDELLRDDGIPLVINRELNLPVFTPGIVMEGGSIEVNGKGTVLTTQQCLLNRNRNPHLSRTELEGYLRDYLGIRHVIWLKDGIAGDDTDGHIDDIARFVNPTTVLCALEDDETDENYALLRENYEILKASTDQDGNPLTVVPLPMPGRVGGERRLPASYTNFYIGNNTVLVPVFGHRNDERALAVIRGVFPDREVVGIDCTAMVHGLGTLHCISQQQPSLTARPPYQPL, from the coding sequence ATGACAGAGAGCAGTACGGTGACGATCGGGCTTGTCCAGTCCTCCGTCTCCCTTGACCGGGATCGAAACCTTGCACGGACGCTCGAGATGGTGCGCACCGCCGTCCGCCGGGGTGCCCGGATCGTCTGCCTGCAGGAACTCTTCCGGACAACCTACTTCCCACAGGCGGAGGATGCCGACCCTGGCCGGTATGCCGAGACGATTCCCGGCGCGACGACGGATGCCTTATCCGCCCTTGCCCGCGAGCTCGGCGTGGTCATCATCGTCCCGCTCTACGAACGGACGGGCGAAGGGGAGTACTATAACGCCGCCGTGGTGATCGACGCGGACGGGAGTCTCCTCCCTGCGTACCGGAAGGTGCATATCCCCTACGATCCGCTCTTTTACGAGAAGACCTACTTCCGCCCGGGGGACGGGTACCGGGTATATGAGACCCGCTATGCCCGTATCGCCGTTCTCATCTGCTACGACCAGTGGTTCCCCGAGGCGGCACGAACGGTCGCCCTGCAGGGGGCGGATATCATCTTTTACCCGACGGCGATCGGGTGGATCGCCGGTGAAGAAGACCCTGCCGAAGGAGACTGGCACGATGCCTGGGAGACGATCCAGCGGAGCCACGCGATCGCAAACAGCGTCCACGTCGCTGCGGTAAACCGGGTCGGCATCGAAGGGGCTCTCCGTTTCTGGGGGAGTTCTTTTGTCTGCGACTCGTTCGGCACGGTCATTGCCAGAGCAGGCAATGCCGACGAGGAGGTGCTCGTCGCGACGGTCGATCTTGCGCAGAACGCGGCCGTACGGGAGGGGTGGGGATTCTTCCGGAACCGGCGGCCGGATACCTACGGGTCGCTTGTCCGGGAGACGCCGGCCACTCTCGGCTATGCGATGCCCGCTGAGTGGGAGCGGCACGATGCGATCTGGCTCTCCTGGCCGCACGATACCGAGAGCTTCCCGGACCTCGCCGCGGTCGAGGCGTCGTACGTCTCCCTGATCGCCGCGATACACCGTGACGAGGCCGTGAACCTTCTTGTAACGGGCGCGGAGATGAAAGGCAGGGTTGCCGCTCTCCTGCAGGCGGCGGGGGTTGCCGGAGACCGGATCTCTTTTTACGCCACGCCGTACGCGGACGTCTGGTTCCGGGACTACGGGCCGACGTTCGTCGTGAACCGGGAGGAGCGCCGGATTGCCCTCGTTAACTGGACATTCAATGCCTGGGGCGGGAAGTACGACGAGCTGCTGCGGGACGACGGTATCCCGCTCGTCATCAATCGGGAACTGAATCTTCCCGTCTTCACCCCCGGCATCGTCATGGAGGGCGGTTCTATCGAGGTGAACGGGAAAGGCACGGTGCTCACCACGCAGCAGTGCCTGCTGAACCGGAACCGGAATCCGCACCTCTCCCGGACGGAACTCGAGGGGTATCTCCGGGACTACCTCGGTATCCGTCACGTCATCTGGCTCAAAGACGGTATCGCGGGTGACGATACCGACGGGCATATCGATGATATCGCACGGTTCGTGAATCCGACCACTGTCCTCTGCGCCCTTGAGGACGACGAGACCGACGAAAATTATGCTCTCCTCCGGGAGAACTACGAGATCCTGAAAGCTTCGACCGACCAGGACGGCAATCCCCTGACTGTCGTGCCGCTCCCGATGCCCGGTCGTGTCGGCGGCGAACGGCGTCTCCCGGCGAGCTATACGAACTTCTACATCGGCAACAACACGGTGCTCGTCCCGGTCTTCGGACACCGGAACGACGAGCGGGCGCTCGCCGTCATCCGGGGGGTCTTTCCGGACAGGGAGGTTGTCGGGATAGACTGCACTGCGATGGTGCACGGCCTCGGGACGCTCCACTGCATCAGTCAGCAGCAGCCGTCGCTTACCGCCCGGCCACCCTACCAGCCGTTGTAG
- a CDS encoding COG1361 S-layer family protein, translating to MHSSSTKKPGESSSLRMMTRGLTLALILLLLAGMTAPALAADKYLYGSPTLSASIAGTNEFSPGQEIALAVALKNSGLNTFKFVDPTAVARDDLPNTAKLVTAALGADAAPVTVKTDPQFLGDIAGGKSATATFTVKVAEGAAPGTYSLPLTVTYTYLRSAEQYGSDSIQYFYEEKTEVLPLAVTITPDLRVEVLAVTTDDLNVGTEGYVHLTLKNAGYETAQGAVARIARSGTSPVVPTDAAAYLGDFAPGETVDVTFKAAVTTDAEAQTYPLDALVTYTDSDGDAATSKTVTLGIPVGGKTDFAVVSSGAVLYPGEKSVLEVVYKNTGAATVYNAQARISAIDPFTSNDDTAYLGDLAPGAEGTARFEMNVDADATLKAYGLDSEIRYRDALGSSRISDTMKVQVDLAQKTGSLVTNPVVLAAIAAIILGAGYYVFVMRRKADGQKGVM from the coding sequence ATGCATAGTTCGAGTACCAAGAAGCCGGGAGAGAGTTCCTCTCTCCGGATGATGACCCGGGGTCTCACGCTGGCCCTGATCCTGCTCCTGCTTGCAGGAATGACTGCTCCGGCTCTGGCCGCCGATAAATACCTCTACGGAAGCCCGACCCTCTCGGCCTCGATCGCCGGCACCAACGAGTTTTCACCCGGGCAGGAGATCGCGCTTGCGGTCGCCCTGAAGAACAGCGGGCTGAACACCTTCAAGTTCGTCGACCCGACCGCGGTCGCCCGCGACGACCTGCCGAACACGGCAAAACTCGTCACCGCCGCGCTCGGCGCCGACGCCGCCCCGGTCACCGTCAAGACCGACCCGCAGTTCCTCGGCGACATCGCCGGCGGCAAGAGCGCCACCGCCACCTTCACCGTCAAAGTCGCCGAAGGCGCCGCTCCCGGCACCTACAGCCTCCCGCTCACCGTGACCTACACCTACCTCCGCTCCGCCGAGCAGTACGGCAGCGACAGCATCCAGTACTTCTACGAGGAGAAGACCGAGGTGCTCCCGCTCGCGGTCACGATCACCCCCGACCTCCGGGTTGAAGTGCTCGCGGTCACGACCGACGACCTCAACGTCGGCACCGAAGGCTACGTCCACCTGACCCTGAAGAACGCCGGCTACGAGACCGCACAGGGTGCCGTCGCCCGGATCGCCCGGAGCGGCACGAGCCCGGTCGTCCCGACCGACGCCGCCGCCTACCTCGGCGACTTCGCCCCCGGCGAGACCGTCGACGTGACCTTTAAGGCCGCCGTCACCACCGACGCCGAGGCGCAGACCTACCCGCTCGACGCCCTCGTCACCTACACCGACTCGGACGGCGACGCCGCGACCTCAAAGACCGTCACCCTCGGCATCCCGGTCGGCGGCAAGACCGACTTTGCGGTCGTCTCCTCGGGCGCCGTCCTCTACCCCGGCGAGAAGAGCGTTCTTGAAGTCGTCTACAAAAACACCGGCGCCGCCACCGTCTACAACGCACAGGCGCGGATCAGCGCCATCGACCCCTTCACCAGCAACGACGACACCGCCTACCTCGGCGACCTCGCACCCGGCGCGGAAGGAACCGCACGGTTCGAGATGAACGTCGACGCCGACGCCACCCTTAAGGCCTACGGCCTCGACTCCGAGATCCGCTACCGTGACGCCCTCGGCAGCAGCCGGATCTCCGATACCATGAAGGTGCAGGTCGACCTCGCCCAGAAGACCGGCTCACTCGTCACGAACCCCGTCGTTCTCGCCGCAATCGCCGCAATTATCCTCGGCGCGGGCTACTACGTCTTTGTCATGCGCAGAAAGGCCGACGGTCAGAAAGGGGTAATGTGA
- a CDS encoding DUF362 domain-containing protein has protein sequence MASPAAAEVYLVRAADRAAGIGAVFEEAGIGPLTGKRVALKANYNSDDPFPASTHPDALEALVRRLNDVGAREIVLAERSGMGDTRTVLQNRGVFDSAEALGFDVVVLDDLPADGWEAIADPDLSWKRGFLIAKIFRDADLVVQTCCLKTHRFGGHFTLSLKNSVGLVARHDPSGEYNYMAELHASPDQRRMIAEINRYYRTDLVVMDATAGFATGGPEAGSLIEPGLLLASSDRVALDAVGIALLRSYGSTPQVMKGRIFDLEQIARAAELGVGVRSAEELRLVPLDPAAKSAATEIRRILDETG, from the coding sequence ATGGCGTCGCCTGCCGCAGCTGAAGTATACCTGGTACGTGCAGCGGACAGGGCTGCCGGCATCGGGGCAGTCTTTGAGGAGGCCGGCATAGGTCCGCTCACGGGGAAGCGTGTCGCACTGAAGGCAAACTACAACAGCGACGATCCCTTCCCCGCCTCGACGCATCCCGATGCCCTCGAGGCTCTGGTGCGCCGTCTCAACGATGTGGGAGCGCGGGAGATCGTTCTTGCGGAGCGGAGCGGGATGGGGGATACCCGGACGGTGCTCCAAAACCGTGGCGTCTTCGACTCCGCGGAGGCGCTCGGGTTCGACGTGGTCGTTCTCGACGATCTGCCCGCCGACGGATGGGAAGCGATCGCCGATCCGGATCTCTCCTGGAAGCGGGGATTTCTGATCGCGAAGATCTTCCGGGACGCCGATCTGGTGGTGCAGACCTGCTGCTTAAAGACACACCGGTTCGGCGGCCACTTCACGCTTTCATTGAAGAACTCCGTCGGCCTTGTCGCCAGGCACGACCCCTCGGGGGAGTACAACTACATGGCCGAACTTCACGCATCGCCCGACCAGCGTCGGATGATCGCCGAGATCAACCGGTATTACAGAACCGATCTCGTGGTGATGGACGCTACGGCGGGGTTCGCGACGGGAGGCCCGGAGGCCGGCAGCCTCATCGAGCCCGGCCTTCTTCTCGCAAGCAGCGACCGCGTGGCTCTGGATGCCGTCGGAATAGCACTCCTCCGCTCCTACGGCTCGACACCGCAGGTTATGAAGGGGCGGATATTCGACCTCGAGCAGATCGCCCGGGCGGCAGAACTCGGTGTCGGTGTCCGGTCGGCGGAGGAACTCCGTCTGGTTCCGCTCGACCCGGCGGCCAAATCGGCGGCTACGGAGATCCGCCGGATCCTCGACGAGACGGGATGA
- the proS gene encoding proline--tRNA ligase — protein sequence MEAETGALPTKDDFSGWYNEILWRAEIMDVRYPVKGLYVWFPHGFAIRKRAYQILRDLMDRDHQETMFPLLVPENEFMKEAAHIKGFENEVYWVTHGGKNELDVPLALRPTSETAIYPMYALWIRSHADLPLKLYQIVNTFRYETKHTRPLIRLREITSFKEAHTVHVTWDEAERQVEEAIELYRTFYRRLCVPVIVSRRPEWDKFPGADYTIAVDTIMPDGKTLQIGTVHLLGDHFSKTYNITFEGADGEQHYAYQTCYGISERSIAALISVHGDDKGLVLPPDVAPVEVVIVPIIVGKRRDEVLSAAAALEDDLRAAGFAVKMDARDLRPGAKYYYWEMRGAVLRVEIGPRDIDANTVVIVTRSGEKHTIDRRGVVEGIGSILAQFREEIYGRAERSMADQIRIVGTVADAAEAVKTGVAVVHWCGSKECADAVEEAVDASILGSDIRSEHIPDSTGPCIVCGGSGKSAMVARTY from the coding sequence ATGGAAGCAGAAACAGGGGCACTCCCGACAAAAGACGACTTCAGCGGCTGGTATAACGAAATCCTATGGCGAGCGGAGATCATGGACGTCCGCTACCCGGTCAAGGGGTTGTACGTCTGGTTCCCGCACGGATTCGCTATCCGGAAACGTGCGTATCAGATCCTCCGGGATCTGATGGATCGCGATCATCAGGAGACGATGTTCCCGCTCCTCGTGCCCGAGAACGAGTTCATGAAAGAGGCAGCCCACATCAAGGGGTTCGAGAACGAGGTATACTGGGTCACACACGGGGGCAAGAACGAGCTCGACGTGCCGCTTGCTCTCCGGCCGACGAGCGAAACCGCCATCTACCCGATGTATGCGCTCTGGATCCGGTCGCACGCCGATCTTCCGCTGAAGCTCTACCAGATCGTCAATACGTTCCGGTACGAGACGAAGCACACCCGGCCGCTTATCCGGCTCCGCGAGATCACCTCGTTTAAGGAGGCGCATACCGTCCACGTTACGTGGGACGAGGCCGAGCGGCAGGTGGAGGAAGCGATCGAACTCTACCGGACATTCTACCGGCGGCTCTGCGTCCCGGTGATCGTCTCCCGCAGGCCCGAGTGGGATAAGTTCCCCGGTGCCGATTACACCATCGCGGTCGATACGATCATGCCCGACGGCAAGACGCTGCAGATCGGAACTGTCCACCTGCTCGGCGACCACTTCTCGAAGACCTACAATATCACCTTCGAGGGCGCGGACGGCGAGCAGCACTATGCCTACCAGACCTGCTACGGTATCTCCGAGCGCTCGATCGCCGCGCTTATCAGCGTTCACGGCGACGACAAAGGCCTTGTTCTGCCGCCCGACGTCGCTCCGGTAGAAGTCGTCATCGTCCCGATCATCGTCGGGAAACGGCGGGACGAGGTGCTCTCCGCTGCGGCCGCACTCGAGGACGACCTGCGGGCGGCCGGGTTTGCCGTGAAGATGGATGCGCGGGATCTGCGCCCCGGTGCGAAGTACTACTACTGGGAGATGCGGGGTGCCGTGCTCCGGGTCGAGATCGGCCCGCGGGACATCGACGCCAATACCGTCGTCATCGTCACCCGCAGCGGTGAAAAACATACGATAGACCGCCGCGGTGTCGTTGAAGGGATCGGCAGTATCCTCGCCCAGTTCCGGGAGGAGATCTACGGGCGGGCGGAGCGGTCGATGGCGGATCAGATCCGGATCGTCGGAACCGTCGCCGATGCGGCCGAGGCGGTGAAGACGGGCGTCGCGGTCGTTCACTGGTGCGGCTCAAAGGAATGTGCGGATGCGGTAGAAGAGGCCGTGGATGCAAGCATCCTCGGTTCCGATATCAGGTCGGAGCACATACCCGATTCGACCGGTCCGTGTATCGTCTGCGGCGGCAGCGGAAAATCGGCGATGGTTGCCAGAACCTACTGA
- a CDS encoding PAS domain-containing protein, producing MSITEIARELGKNMHSVGRYLDILQATGQVEMRQYGMAKVFSPSQRLPLAAMINFAGEGVMVLDADLRAVMVNDYFLKILGKDRDEVTGKNIHHLPIAALDIQELLEELARLPGEKTEGDFEIELDDDRFFKVKYAPTVFEDGNQGFIVILIDLTECKRAERALQESEKKYRELVENAGSIILKMDRKGNITFFNEYAQEYFGYREEEILGRNVIGTIVSPTEASGRDLTALMQEICSGSDRFRLNENENITRDGRRVWVRWSNRAIIGDDGTPTGILSIGNDITERRTIDEQLTARGEAEEALRRERDFSTAILDTVDALVLVMDTRGRIVRFNTACEKATGYASAEVLGRTVWETILPGEEAASVQSAFADLLADNGSRHARNHWITKDGAKRLIDWSNAVLRDRDGNAEYVIGTGLDITEQERAAEELQECREKVRLMQENEEA from the coding sequence ATGAGCATCACCGAGATAGCCCGCGAGCTCGGCAAAAATATGCACTCGGTCGGGAGGTATCTCGATATCCTGCAGGCGACGGGGCAGGTAGAAATGCGCCAGTACGGTATGGCGAAAGTCTTCTCCCCCTCACAGCGCCTGCCCCTTGCGGCGATGATCAACTTCGCCGGCGAAGGCGTGATGGTGCTCGACGCCGATCTCCGGGCCGTCATGGTCAACGATTACTTCCTGAAGATCCTCGGGAAGGATCGGGACGAGGTGACGGGGAAGAACATCCACCATCTCCCAATCGCCGCGCTCGACATCCAGGAGCTGCTCGAAGAACTCGCCCGGCTGCCGGGGGAGAAGACCGAGGGCGACTTCGAGATCGAACTCGACGACGATCGGTTCTTCAAGGTGAAGTACGCCCCGACCGTCTTTGAAGACGGAAACCAGGGGTTCATCGTCATCCTCATCGACCTGACGGAGTGCAAACGTGCCGAGCGTGCACTGCAGGAGAGCGAGAAGAAGTACCGGGAGCTCGTGGAGAACGCAGGCTCCATCATCCTCAAGATGGACAGGAAAGGGAATATCACGTTCTTCAACGAGTATGCGCAGGAGTACTTCGGCTACCGGGAGGAGGAGATCCTCGGGCGGAACGTCATCGGCACGATAGTCTCTCCGACCGAGGCGTCAGGACGGGATCTGACGGCGCTTATGCAGGAGATCTGCTCGGGATCGGACCGGTTCAGACTGAACGAGAACGAGAATATCACCCGTGACGGGCGCCGGGTCTGGGTGCGCTGGTCGAACAGGGCGATCATCGGCGACGACGGAACCCCGACGGGCATCCTCTCCATCGGGAACGACATCACCGAACGCCGGACTATCGATGAGCAACTGACGGCGAGGGGCGAAGCGGAAGAGGCGCTCCGCCGGGAACGGGATTTTTCCACCGCGATTCTCGATACCGTCGATGCCCTGGTGCTCGTCATGGACACCCGGGGGCGCATCGTGCGGTTCAACACCGCCTGCGAGAAGGCGACGGGATATGCATCGGCGGAGGTGCTCGGGAGAACCGTATGGGAGACCATCCTCCCCGGGGAAGAGGCCGCATCGGTACAGTCGGCGTTCGCAGATCTGCTCGCCGACAACGGATCGCGGCATGCCCGGAACCACTGGATCACCAAAGACGGTGCAAAACGGCTGATAGACTGGTCGAATGCGGTGCTCCGGGACAGAGACGGGAATGCCGAGTACGTTATCGGTACCGGGCTCGACATCACGGAACAGGAAAGAGCCGCGGAAGAACTGCAGGAGTGCCGGGAAAAGGTACGGCTGATGCAGGAGAATGAAGAGGCCTGA
- a CDS encoding nitroreductase family protein produces MSTPDTIRRRRSIRKYTDEPVSRETVRELLAAAMSAPSTANEQPWQFIVIDDPGVLANIPTVGPFIREGADAPVAVLVCGDLSMLRMPGFWVQDCSAATENLLVAAHERGLGAVWTAVYPIEDRMLGFRNLFSLPDTVIPFALVPIGYPAETPPAEDRFRDDRIHYNGW; encoded by the coding sequence ATGAGCACACCCGATACGATCCGGAGACGGCGAAGCATCCGGAAATACACAGACGAGCCCGTCTCCCGCGAGACGGTCAGGGAACTCCTTGCCGCCGCGATGAGCGCACCATCCACCGCGAACGAGCAGCCATGGCAGTTCATCGTCATCGACGACCCGGGAGTCCTCGCGAATATCCCCACCGTCGGCCCCTTTATCCGGGAGGGCGCCGATGCACCGGTCGCGGTTCTCGTCTGCGGCGATCTCTCGATGCTTCGGATGCCCGGTTTCTGGGTGCAGGACTGTTCGGCCGCCACCGAAAACCTCCTCGTCGCCGCCCACGAAAGAGGGCTCGGTGCGGTCTGGACGGCCGTCTACCCGATAGAAGATCGGATGCTCGGCTTTAGAAACCTCTTCTCCCTGCCCGATACCGTCATTCCGTTTGCCCTGGTGCCGATAGGCTATCCGGCGGAGACGCCGCCCGCCGAAGATCGGTTTCGGGACGACCGCATCCACTACAACGGCTGGTAG
- a CDS encoding manganese efflux pump MntP has translation MEPITLILLAVSLAMDAFAVAVSGGTVIRQGILRHALIIGAFFGFFQGMMPILGWLAGVTLAGVIAGYGSWIAFLLLALIGGKMIYEAISESDEKEEPELAALSLGTLLLLSVATSIDALAVGVTFAVLETPILIPVLVIALVTAVISGVGVVIGSTFGHIFERKIEIAGGVILIGIGLRILIEGLG, from the coding sequence ATGGAGCCGATAACCCTCATACTCCTTGCCGTCAGCCTTGCAATGGATGCATTCGCCGTCGCCGTGAGCGGCGGGACGGTGATCAGGCAAGGGATACTCCGCCACGCCCTCATCATCGGAGCATTCTTCGGATTTTTCCAGGGGATGATGCCAATCCTGGGCTGGCTCGCCGGCGTGACCCTTGCGGGCGTCATCGCGGGATACGGTTCCTGGATAGCCTTCCTCCTTCTTGCGCTGATAGGAGGGAAGATGATCTACGAGGCTATCAGCGAGAGCGATGAGAAAGAAGAGCCCGAGCTTGCCGCCCTCTCCCTCGGAACCCTGCTTCTGCTCTCCGTCGCGACCAGCATCGATGCACTGGCCGTCGGGGTCACCTTTGCCGTCCTCGAGACCCCGATTCTCATCCCGGTACTCGTCATCGCCCTCGTCACGGCCGTAATTTCCGGCGTCGGCGTCGTTATCGGAAGCACCTTCGGCCACATCTTCGAGCGGAAGATCGAGATCGCCGGAGGCGTGATCCTGATCGGCATTGGCCTTCGGATCCTCATCGAGGGGCTCGGTTGA